In Maribacter algicola, the sequence GTGTGCCCTGGTAATAAAGATGGTCGGACTACAAAAAGGCATAAAAAATCGGTTCTAACGACCGATTTTTTTTATTTGATTATCCTAAACGTCAGGTTTATCCGTTCCCCTACCGGCTTTGCCGTTTTTGGAACCTGATGCTTCCAAGTATGTTGGGTCTCACCCTGCATCACTAACAAACTGCCATGCTCCAATATCATTTTGTGCTTTGCTAATGGGTTTGTATTGTGTTTGAGATGGAACATACGTTCCACTCCCAAACTTACGGAAGCAATTACAGGGTTTATGCCTAGTTCCTTTTCATTATCTGCGTGCCAACCATTACTATCCCTTCCGTCTCTATATAGATTTAAAAGGCAGGTGGTAAATTCGTTAGGAACATACTTTTCTATTTCCGATTTAATTTCCAGGAGAACCCCGTTAAACACATTTGGCCACATGGTAATGTTGGAATAGGAGTAGGGTTTGTCATTGTTTGCGTATAAAGCCGTAAGTCTTGGCTGGGCATACACTTTTCCGAAAACCTTTATGTCATCCTGTTGCCAATGTGTTTTGGTCCTTAGCTTTTCAAAATAGGCATCAGCAACCTCTTGAGAAAAAAAATTAGGATAATATCGTATGTCACAATCGGGCAAATCCAATTGTTTAAAATTCTTTTCTTCAGGCATTAGACCAACACGGCTTTTAGCTCATTCCTGTATTCACTGGGGTTTTGTCCTGTAAACGCTTTGAACGACTTGTTAAAGTGGGAAAAGTTGTTGAAACCACATTCAAAACAGACTTCCGTGATACTCATGGGTTTTTCCGCCAATAGTTTAGATGCATGCACCAATCGGTACTCGTTTACAAATTGGACAAAGGTTTTATTGGTCAGCTTTTTGAAGTATCTGCAGAAGGATGGAATGGTCATACTTACCATGGATGAGATTTCCTCCAAGGTAATCTCCTCCTTAAAGTTGTTTTTTACATGATTGAAGACGATATTGATCCGGTCATTGTCCTTGACATCGGTAGCCAACGAAAAACCATCCGCATTTAGAAGTTTCATTTCTTGTGAACCTCCCAACTCGTTCAGGATGTTCAAAATGCTCAAAAGGCGCTGGAAATCGGTTTGGTATTCCAGCACTTCCATTTTATCGCCTATTTTTCTTTTGGTTTTTCCATAAAAGGCGATTCCACCACTGGCGATTTCAAAAAGTTTTTTGATTTTCTTCATTTCAGGAATGGTGAAAAAGTCGGTTCCCAAAAAATCGAGCTTCATTTGTACGACCGTTTCGCTTGTGTTTCCCGTAAGTGCATCGGTAAATCCGCAATGGGGCAGGTTACTACCTATTAATATAAGGTCGCCATCGGTATAATACGAAACATGGCTTCCTATTTGCCGTTTACCAGAACCGCCGTTTACATAGACCAATTCCAGTTCTGGATGGTAGTGCCAAACATTGTTCTTGTTCACCCTGTGCTCATCAAATCTTTGATAGGTGAAGGAATGCCCAAAATCCGGTTCAATGGCTTCAAACGTAGGTTTTTGTGTAATCATCTTTGTGGTGTTTACTTATGTAAAGTTAGATAACCTTTTTTGGAGGTCACTTTGCAAAATTAACCCAATTATGTGGAATATTAACATAGCTGCCTTAAAAGTGTGTTGAGGTTGGTAAAATAGCACATAAATTGGAAAAATCAGCTGTAGTGGTGGCGACAAAACGGGAGTATGTTTGTAATGTAAGTTATTAATTAATCCTTTAAAGTAATTTATTATGAAAACAATTGTAAAAATCACAACAGTAGTTGCCTTTATGTTCGCTACAGTAGCGGGTATGGCAAGAGAGCCTAAATTGGACGTTGTTACCCTTGGCAATTCCAAAAGTGTCCTTTTGACCTTGGATGCACCAGATCAAATCGTAACAATCCAGCTTTTGGACTCAGATTCTAATAGCATCTATTTCGAAAAACTTTCAAAAGGTCGTTTCAGTAAAAAACTGAACATGAAAGACTTGGTAGATGGGTATTATTATTTGGTGGCCGAAAGTGGTCTAAAAAGTAACATGTACACCATTTCCTTGAAGGACGGTGTCATCAACATCATTGATTCTGAGGTAGATGCAAAACCATTCTTTAGAAAGACTGAAACTAGGGTTTTCATGAATTTTTTAAACTTGGATAAATCCGAAATAACCTTAAAAGTTTATGATCAAAACTATAGATTGGTGTTTTCCGAGACCGTATCCGATGAAATGATTATAGAGAAGGCCTTCAACTTTGAAGGGGCTTACTCAGGAAGTTATATGGTTGTAGTATCCGATGATACCAAAACCTACAGTGAAGAATTTGTTGTTAATTAAGTTGGTTTAAGTTAATTTCAAGAAAAGGGGGCTGGAGAGCCTCCTTTTTGCATTTATAGGGGTAGGTAAACATAGGCCCAATACATCAACAGAAATTGGAGCGGAATACGCAAGATCAATATCCATTTTGGAATACCCGCAGATTCCTTTTCTCCCTTGAGCATATAAAAGTGCACCAACAAAAACACGGACAACATAGCTATGATTCCATAAATAGCTTCATTTTTGGTTTCCTGAAAGCATAGCCCAATGCCTAAAAGAATTTCAAAAACACCACTTACAAGTACCAAAAATTTAGGAAAGGGCAAATACTTTGGCATGATTCGCATGTAAACCTT encodes:
- a CDS encoding alpha-ketoglutarate-dependent dioxygenase AlkB family protein, which codes for MPEEKNFKQLDLPDCDIRYYPNFFSQEVADAYFEKLRTKTHWQQDDIKVFGKVYAQPRLTALYANNDKPYSYSNITMWPNVFNGVLLEIKSEIEKYVPNEFTTCLLNLYRDGRDSNGWHADNEKELGINPVIASVSLGVERMFHLKHNTNPLAKHKMILEHGSLLVMQGETQHTWKHQVPKTAKPVGERINLTFRIIK
- a CDS encoding AraC family transcriptional regulator; amino-acid sequence: MITQKPTFEAIEPDFGHSFTYQRFDEHRVNKNNVWHYHPELELVYVNGGSGKRQIGSHVSYYTDGDLILIGSNLPHCGFTDALTGNTSETVVQMKLDFLGTDFFTIPEMKKIKKLFEIASGGIAFYGKTKRKIGDKMEVLEYQTDFQRLLSILNILNELGGSQEMKLLNADGFSLATDVKDNDRINIVFNHVKNNFKEEITLEEISSMVSMTIPSFCRYFKKLTNKTFVQFVNEYRLVHASKLLAEKPMSITEVCFECGFNNFSHFNKSFKAFTGQNPSEYRNELKAVLV
- a CDS encoding DoxX family protein, which produces MDFNYPWHLYLMAIMYVFAGIMHFIRPKVYMRIMPKYLPFPKFLVLVSGVFEILLGIGLCFQETKNEAIYGIIAMLSVFLLVHFYMLKGEKESAGIPKWILILRIPLQFLLMYWAYVYLPL